The following are encoded in a window of Pieris napi chromosome 23, ilPieNapi1.2, whole genome shotgun sequence genomic DNA:
- the LOC125061437 gene encoding BCL2/adenovirus E1B 19 kDa protein-interacting protein 3 isoform X1: MYEPKSAVAVDELESWVELNSGGLNGAENEYIRLLREAQRESRDSSVRHSRASSMKGSPKSPPNSPNLEPSTEDELKGVYINCWRDESNDWVWEWSSRPDQLPPKDWRFKHPVNARGPPSATSSIEVLEQQANMQQSHCLSVRRTCLFSRGAVAAVLVTNIVSLLIGAGIGIWLSKKGMLPPRLIVLN; the protein is encoded by the exons ATGTACGAACCGAAGAGCGCAGTAGCGGTTGATGAACttg AATCGTGGGTGGAGTTGAATTCTGGTGGGCTTAATGGAGCTGAGAATGAGTACATTCGGTTACTGCGTGAGGCTCAGAGGGAGAGCCGGGACTCCTCTGTTCGACACTCGCGAGCCTCCAGCATGAAGGGCAG TCCTAAATCGCCGCCAAACAGTCCGAACCTCGAGCCGTCTACTGAAGATGAGCTGAAGGGAGTCTACATTAATTGTTGGAGG GATGAATCCAACGATTGGGTTTGGGAGTGGAGCAGCCGGCCTGACCAGCTGCCCCCTAA GGACTGGCGGTTCAAGCACCCGGTAAATGCTCGCGGACCTCCCTCAGCCACCTCCTCTATTGAGGTTTTGGAGCAGCAGGCTAATATGCAACAG AGCCACTGTCTGTCCGTCCGTCGCACCTGCCTGTTTAGTCGCGGTGCTGTAGCGGCCGTTCTTGTCACCAACATTGTGTCTCTTCTCATTGGAGCCGGAATTgg CATTTGGTTGAGCAAAAAAGGAATGCTCCCTCCCAGACTGATTGTGCTGAACTGA
- the LOC125061437 gene encoding BCL2/adenovirus E1B 19 kDa protein-interacting protein 3 isoform X2 — MATRKLNTLEDLSESWVELNSGGLNGAENEYIRLLREAQRESRDSSVRHSRASSMKGSPKSPPNSPNLEPSTEDELKGVYINCWRDESNDWVWEWSSRPDQLPPKDWRFKHPVNARGPPSATSSIEVLEQQANMQQSHCLSVRRTCLFSRGAVAAVLVTNIVSLLIGAGIGIWLSKKGMLPPRLIVLN; from the exons AATCGTGGGTGGAGTTGAATTCTGGTGGGCTTAATGGAGCTGAGAATGAGTACATTCGGTTACTGCGTGAGGCTCAGAGGGAGAGCCGGGACTCCTCTGTTCGACACTCGCGAGCCTCCAGCATGAAGGGCAG TCCTAAATCGCCGCCAAACAGTCCGAACCTCGAGCCGTCTACTGAAGATGAGCTGAAGGGAGTCTACATTAATTGTTGGAGG GATGAATCCAACGATTGGGTTTGGGAGTGGAGCAGCCGGCCTGACCAGCTGCCCCCTAA GGACTGGCGGTTCAAGCACCCGGTAAATGCTCGCGGACCTCCCTCAGCCACCTCCTCTATTGAGGTTTTGGAGCAGCAGGCTAATATGCAACAG AGCCACTGTCTGTCCGTCCGTCGCACCTGCCTGTTTAGTCGCGGTGCTGTAGCGGCCGTTCTTGTCACCAACATTGTGTCTCTTCTCATTGGAGCCGGAATTgg CATTTGGTTGAGCAAAAAAGGAATGCTCCCTCCCAGACTGATTGTGCTGAACTGA